A segment of the Neochlamydia sp. S13 genome:
ACTGTCTAAAAGCTGAAAGTTTTTTTGAGCAAGCAAGAACGATCGGCTATAAAGAAGCGGAGTGCAAAACAGTATTCAATGGCGAGAAAAGGCATGGGAGAATAAAAGAACGTGGAGCGTAGCTAACAATGACTTTGCATGGTTAGATTGCAAAAAAGATTGGAAGGACCTATAGCTTCCTAATAGAAGTGACCTCTACGCTAACAATCTAAGGAAAAACAACGGAAGCAAAAGCTATTATATCTGTAAATATTGTGCTTACGTCAAAAGAGGCAGGAAAGAATGCTAAGAGCTATTGGACCGTAAAAAATTATTTGCATGGAAATAGTGATGTGAATTTTAAAGAAGATAGTAGCTTGCCAGCCACAGATCATGCAGCTGAAAATCTAGTCATTCTTAGAAGATTAGCAAGCACCCTGATTAGAATAGACTTTGGGAGGTATGCGTGGAACTGCCAAGCGAAGAAGACAGGCTGTTCGGGATGATTCTTGGACCCTAAGGTTTTTGTCAATAATAGTTAGGGTGATCTGTAAAAAAATTTAATTAAAATGCCCTGCTACCCACTCAGTTCCAAATATTTACAATTTGCTTGCGAAAAAATAAAGCTTGTATAAAAATTATATCAATTTAATTAGTGCTATTTTGTAAATAATAAAGTTTGCCTATCATATTTTCTAGGCAAAAATTAATAAAAAATTTAGCCGGGGAGTAAACCTTATGGAGCCTATAGTAAACCATTTTTTAAATAAATTTTTTTATGAAAAAGATCAACCTGAAGCATGCAAGAATCGCATGTCTTTTGTCGAAAAAAGGCAAGATAGAAGACCATACGAGAATCTATTCTTAGTCGAGCTTGGCCCCAGGCACTTATGTCAGGCAGGCATTGAGGAGAAAAATAGGATTTCTAAAATTCAAATTTTTGCCGATAAAAAAATTCTTCTTATAAAATCAGAAGGCGAGCAAGTAGAACTTTCCTCCTATTTTAGTAATATACCTTCTTTAATGGCAACAAACGGGGCTAAATCGTATGTAGAAAATCATTTTTTCAAACTTCATCAATTAAGTAGCGGAGATTACAAATTGGAATCTTATGCAAGGGGATTGGGGGGAGGGAAAGCAAGGGCTATCCATAAAGCAGTCAAAAAGGGAAATGTAAAGCAGCTAAAGAAAATTATTGAAATTGAAATTAAAAAAAAGAATCGTTATTCCATTGATGTAGTAGATGAAAAAAATAATACCGCTCTAGTCTTAGCCTGTGCTAGCAAAAAAACTAATCTAGAAATAATAAAAATTTTAATTGCAGCAGGGTCTGAATTAGATTTTAGCGGAAGCCATACTCCCTTAACTGCAGCCTGCAGCGTGGGCGATCTTAGCCTTGTTAACTATTTGATAGAGCAAGGGGCGAATGTAAATACAGTAGATCAATCTAATCAATCCCCCCTTTATCATGCCTGTAATGAAGCACAAATTCATTTTGACATCATTCACAGCCTTATAAGTGCAGGGGCTAATCTTCATCAAACTACCGACGATAACCAAACATGCTTGCATACTGCTTCCGAAAAAGGTAATGTGGAAGTTGTAAACCTTCTAATCCAGCAGGGAATAGATGTACATGTTTTGGATAAAACGGGTCGATCTGCACTTCATTACGCCTGCTGCGTTAATGGTAATCAGAGCCTAAAGATTATCGAGTATTTAGTTAACGCTGGTGCTGACCCCAATCAGAAAGATAACGCTAACAAGACTCCTCTAATGTTTGCTTACAAACATTCTAATTTTGCAGCCGTTCATTATCTTATTCCCATAACAAAAGATCTTGATACATATGATGAAGAAGGCTACTCAATCCTGCATAAGGCTTGTATATTGAGGCAGGAATCAATTGTTAGGCTTCTACTTGAATATGGTGCTGATGTAAATCTTGTGGCTTTGAATGAAGGAGGCTCGACTCCCTTAATGGAAGCTTGCTTTTTACATAAGACTGAGAGGAATGCTAATATTGTAGATTTATTGATAGACGCAGGTGCTGATATTAATATAGCAAATGAGGTAAATTCTGACACTGCGCTTATTTTTGCATGTCGAGGTCGAGGAAATGTTGATATGAAAATTGTGCATAGATTAGTTGAAGCAGGCGCCAACCTCAATCATGTTAATCGTGAAGGTATTACAGCATTAGGAGTAGCTAAGTCATGTAAGGTTTCAGCTTGCGTTGCTTATTTAAGTTCAAATCCTCAACCGGTTCACATGAGCCATAATCGCCCCATTTTTGTACGTAAAGCCTATAATGAAGCAACTAAAGAATGTGCTACTCAAGTAGCAAGTAGATCAGTTAGAATGCTTATAACGACGGGCAAAAATATATCAAGCCAAGAACGTAAGGAAATTTTTAACATTATTATTGATCAGTTAGGTTCTAGTGACTTTTTTGCTTCGTTAGTGGGGGAAGACTATGAAAAAACTAATTCTAGAAATAAGCTTGCTGAGGAGATTAAGAAAGAATTGGATTTATTATTTAGCAGTGGGTTTGAACTCAGTGAAGTCAAGCAAAGTATAAAATATGCCATCGCTCAATGGAAAGCATTGCAAGCGCCACGTCCATCTGCTTACCTCCCCCAGGAGGGGCCGACCACGACAACACAAGCCACTGACAGTCAATGTAACTTGAGCGACACGGCATCAATAATAAGTGGTGCAGCACAAATTGCTGGTACTGTATTTAGTGTGCTCTAAGCGATAGAATTCTGTTTGCCCTAATCACAACAAATGGATAGCTTTAATTACGATTGCAGATTGAAATGGGCAAACAGTCTAACCCTACTTCTGAATATAAGAGAAAAAATTCCTTTAAATAATCCATTTTCCTATAAGCCCACTTTATGGTGGGAGTAGAGACTTAGCTTACAAGTCGGAGGTGTATGTAGATTTGTCAAGCGAAGAAGGCGAGCGGCTTGGGATAATTCTTAGACCTTAATGGTTTTGCTAGGGATAGGTGTGGGCGAATTATAAAGAATTTTTAAGTAAAAGGCCTTGGCTTTACAGCCTGGAAAATAATCCAAAATGTTTTGATATTGGATTAACTGCCCTCACTTTTGTGGAATAAAAAGGCTTCGCCAGGCAAAGTACTTGATGCTTATTTGATTATAAAGGGAAGAGCAAAAGCATGGATGGGATAAACATTGTTAAGGAATTTGTAGGAAACTAACTTAGCAAGTACTCAATTATAGGCTTAGCCGCTAACCAGCCGAGGCTTGACGAATATAGAATATAACAGCTGCCGTAAGCTTTTAATAGATAAAGATAACCTCTAAAATGCTAAGGCAAGCTTAGTTTTAATGGGAGTGGATTTTTTTTAGCTCATGACAATAGGGCAAATATTTACTTTAGCTATTCCACAGGATGAGCCATCGTAAGGTTGTTAAAAAATATTTTAAAGCGCTAATTAAATATTTTATATCTTTATTTTTTAGGACTTATTATTAAAGGGATATCAAGGTCTAGCGCGCTTGTTCTAACAGTCTTGGTGATAGGACTAGCTTTAAATGATAAAAAGCATTATGCCTAAGATAGGCCAATGAATCTCTGGGTAGGTAGCATTTTATTTCCTCTCAACCTACCGAATGGCTATGCAGCGAAAGGGAATAAGCTATAAAATTTATTTTGTTTTTTACAGGGAATAAGCTGTTTGTAGACGTAAAATAGCTTGTATGTTGGATAAGAGGCCGATGAAAATTTTTTAACAAAGAATCCACTGATCAAAAGTCATAAATAATTTCCAATAATTATTTAAGGGTTTTAGTGATTTAAGTGCTTGATAGTAAGGTGAATTTATTGATGCTGCTAACAGCTTTTAGAAAGTAAGATAAGCAGCGAGGGCTGTATACAAAAAAGTTGAGGTAGACATAATAAAGGATCTTGTATATCAATAAGATGAGCCTAAAGAAGGCCCATCTAGGTAAAGATTGTAAATTATCTTAAAAAAGTATAACATTTTATGAATAATAAGATGGTCGTTTATGGATAATGACATTTCAATTTCTAAAAAGCTGCAAGAAATTATAGAAAAAGAAGCTTTCGATTTATTAGATAGCTTC
Coding sequences within it:
- a CDS encoding ankyrin repeat domain-containing protein, with protein sequence MEPIVNHFLNKFFYEKDQPEACKNRMSFVEKRQDRRPYENLFLVELGPRHLCQAGIEEKNRISKIQIFADKKILLIKSEGEQVELSSYFSNIPSLMATNGAKSYVENHFFKLHQLSSGDYKLESYARGLGGGKARAIHKAVKKGNVKQLKKIIEIEIKKKNRYSIDVVDEKNNTALVLACASKKTNLEIIKILIAAGSELDFSGSHTPLTAACSVGDLSLVNYLIEQGANVNTVDQSNQSPLYHACNEAQIHFDIIHSLISAGANLHQTTDDNQTCLHTASEKGNVEVVNLLIQQGIDVHVLDKTGRSALHYACCVNGNQSLKIIEYLVNAGADPNQKDNANKTPLMFAYKHSNFAAVHYLIPITKDLDTYDEEGYSILHKACILRQESIVRLLLEYGADVNLVALNEGGSTPLMEACFLHKTERNANIVDLLIDAGADINIANEVNSDTALIFACRGRGNVDMKIVHRLVEAGANLNHVNREGITALGVAKSCKVSACVAYLSSNPQPVHMSHNRPIFVRKAYNEATKECATQVASRSVRMLITTGKNISSQERKEIFNIIIDQLGSSDFFASLVGEDYEKTNSRNKLAEEIKKELDLLFSSGFELSEVKQSIKYAIAQWKALQAPRPSAYLPQEGPTTTTQATDSQCNLSDTASIISGAAQIAGTVFSVL